A genomic window from Amia ocellicauda isolate fAmiCal2 chromosome 15, fAmiCal2.hap1, whole genome shotgun sequence includes:
- the kcna1b gene encoding potassium voltage-gated channel subfamily A member 1 yields the protein MTVVAGDNMDETSALPGHPQDSYPPDHDDHECCERVVINIAGLRFETQLKTLAQFPNTLLGNPKKRMRYFDPLRNEYFFDRNRPSFDAILYYYQSGGRLRRPVNVPLDMFSEEIKFYELGEEAMEKFREDEGFIREEERPLPEKEFQRQIWLLFEHPESSGPARGIAIVSVMVILISIVIFCLETLPELKDDPAGRIHIVGNSTYYIKPNIFTDPFFIVETLCIIWFSFELVVRFFACPSKADFFKNIMNFIDIVAIIPYFITLGTEMAEEQDGKGEQKGEQATSLAILRVIRLVRVFRIFKLSRHSKGLQILGQTLKASMRELGLLIFFLFIGVILFSSAVYFAEAEEKESYFSSIPDAFWWAVVSMTTVGYGDMYPVTIGGKIVGSLCAIAGVLTIALPVPVIVSNFNYFYHRETEGEEQAQLLHVSNPNIASETNSSRRSSSTVSKSEYMEIDEDMNNSIDNFREANLRTGNCTVANQNCVNKSKLLTDV from the coding sequence ATGACAGTTGTGGCAGGAGATAACATGGATGAGACCTCTGCTTTGCCCGGGCACCCTCAAGATAGCTACCCACCCGACCACGATGACCACGAATGCTGCGAGAGGGTGGTCATCAATATAGCCGGGCTGCGCTTTGAGACTCAATTAAAAACACTCGCCCAGTTTCCCAACACATTGCTGGGTAACCCCAAGAAGAGGATGCGGTACTTTGATCCCTTGAGAAATGAGTATTTCTTCGACAGAAACCGTCCCAGTTTCGACGCCATCCTCTATTACTACCAATCGGGAGGCCGGTTGAGGAGACCGGTTAATGTACCTTTGGATATGTTTTCGGAAGAGATCAAGTTTTATGAGCTCGGGGAGGAGGCAATGGAGAAATTTCGTGAGGATGAGGGTTTCATCAGGGAGGAAGAGCGCCCTTTGCCCGAGAAGGAATTTCAACGCCAAATCTGGCTCTTGTTTGAGCACCCGGAGAGCTCTGGACCAGCCAGGGGGATTGCTATTGTGTCTGTCATGGTGATCCTGATTTCGATTGTGATATTTTGTTTGGAGACTTTACCAGAACTTAAAGACGACCCTGCAGGGAGGATACACATTGTTGGGAATAGCACCTACTATATCAAACCAAATATCTTCACCGACCCTTTCTTCATTGTGGAGACGCTCTGCATCATCTGGTTCTCCTTTGAGCTGGTAGTTCGTTTTTTCGCCTGTCCCAGCAAAGCAGACTTCTTTAAGAACATTATGAACTTTATTGATATCGTGGCCATCATCCCCTATTTCATCACCCTGGGCACCGAGATGGCAGAAGAGCAAGATGGCAAAGGCGAGCAGAAAGGCGAGCAGGCGACGTCTCTAGCAATCCTCAGGGTAATCCGTCTGGTCAGGGTTTTCAGGATCTTCAAGCTCTCCAGACACTCCAAGGGACTGCAGATCCTGGGGCAGACTCTCAAAGCCAGTATGCGGGAGCTGGGACTGTtaattttcttccttttcatcGGTGTCATCTTGTTCTCCAGCGCGGTGTACTTTGCAGAAGCCGAGGAGAAGGAGTCCTACTTCTCCAGCATCCCAGATGCGTTCTGGTGGGCGGTGGTGTCTATGACAACTGTGGGGTATGGGGACATGTATCCTGTGACAATTGGGGGCAAAATCGTGGGGTCCTTGTGTGCCATTGCCGGAGTGCTAACGATTGCATTGCCCGTTCCTGTGATTGTCTCCAACTTTAATTACTTCTATCACAGGGAGACGGAAGGGGAAGAGCAGGCACAGTTGTTGCACGTCAGTAACCCCAACATCGCGTCTGAGACCAACTCCAGCCGCCGCAGCTCGTCAACTGTCAGCAAGTCAGAGTACATGGAAATCGATGAGGATATGAACAACAGCATAGACAATTTTAGAGAGGCAAACCTCAGAACTGGCAACTGCACCGTAGCCAACCAAAACTGTGTGAATAAAAGCAAGCTGCTAACTGATGTTTAG